AATTCTAATATCCTGTACTGGTACCAGGAACGATGTTTTAGCCAGCAAGTTTTGATCTCAACTTATCCTTGAGTGccaacaaaggaaaaaggaaatcaCAAAAGGAATGCAGGCGCATTCACTTCTAGTCCTGAACCACCCCTTTTGCCTAGAGACTACACACCTATTGTCCTACAGTAGAAAAGTGACCTAAAGGTGAAAGGTAAGAAGTAATgacccttttttttaatctaaacaaTTGGGCTGTCATCCTCCATGTTCACCAACGTTAACCCATTAGAATACTACCTTCCACCTTTCTAGACAAATACAAATATGAGATTGCAAAAAACTTtagggagtttttttttaatctgctGAATATTTACTTATTCCAAAGAAGAAATAGCACGCTTGCACATTATCTCATGTCCCAAGACAGTCCTAGAATTTATTGTGCCCGTTTATGGAAGATATTGAAGCACACATGTGCATATGCACTATTCTTGAGCACATAAGGCTCAAGGTCATTACTCTTCACAACACTATTTCCATCAACTTATATACTTCCACATACAACAATAGTTAAGCATATCAAACAGTGAAAAATGGACACGTAGGTGGAGGAAATGAAGAGATTAGAAGTACACTGTTTAGATATGCTATCAGAATACCAAAGCACCGTCACTCAATGATTAATATGAAAATAATGCAGGAAAAATGCATTCAAATTCATTACAAGAAGTATTACAAGTCCAAGAGACATCCAACATCCAAGATGGGCAAATCACTAAGAAAATTGCATTCAAATCACCATAAGAGAACCACAAATCACAAAAATGTGTCCTAACTAATAACTAGATTAAAGACACAGACTTTAGATTGATGTGACCACACTTACGGAAAATAACTCCAACATGATGATCACCAATGGCACAATTGGAGCCTCTGTTTATTATGAATATGTTTAATCTCTCATGAGGAAGTACTGATAATACTCTGATGAATGCTGTGCCACACCCTAACAACAGCAAAGTACTTGCGCTATAAAAAGCTGTATGCACCCTAAAAAAATCCATGAGCCCACACACAAAATATCTGATTTAGGCAGAATCTTAATTTATGTCATGGAGCCAGAAAACTAGGAGAATTCAACAACTTCCATCAAGTTCAAAGTAATTGTTACCCTGGTTCACCCCTAGTTCCTGCTTTGAGCAATTCTTACAAAGGAAAACCAACTACTACTACatattctctccctctctctctctctttgggGTACTCAGTGGCAGATTCAGCTAAGACGCAAAGCTGTCCTTAACAACTGCTGTAGCACTCGTACCAACCATCCACGACAACAACCTCATGCCCTCATTTGGCATTCACCTGCAAAGCATCCCAGCATCGTGACAGAACTTGATCAAGGATCACTAATACAAACAACAAGAACGCTAGACACCTGCAATAGTTTTAACCAACCGCAATGGTATTATTGTTGGGTACCACTCCCCCTTCCTTGCCAAACGTGACTGCCAAACACGAGCCCACTCGGAGAAAAGCCTCGCAACTACTTGCCTAATCTCATTGTTTCAGGCTCCCAGCAATTCGGCGAGGCCTAATTTGACAAATAAGCACCAAATGCACAAAATTTCGACAGAACCGCAGCATCGACGGCACAATTTGTTTTCACCTACTTAGCCCCAAATTAGTTGATTGCACATTTACACAGACAAACAGGATCAAAAATTTGTACTAACTGGCAATTGGGAAGAGAATCCTTGGTCTCACCCCGATGCTGGCCACGTCGACGTAGGAGAGGTTGAGCTCGAGCGAGACACCGCTCGTCCCGATCCCGCTGGAGAGGAACACGCCCGACCCGAGCTGGTCGGCGAGCGTCGCCGTGACGCCGCTGAGGAGGTACCCCGCCGGGCTCTGCCAAAAAACCACCACGCGCGTCCGCGCCGTCACCATCTCAGACCCACCGAAGCTTATTAGGGTTTGGGAGGGAgtgggagagggggggggggctgcGGGCGCTTACGGCGATGCGCGGGGTGACGACGAAGGAGCAGAGGAGGCGGCCGTGCTCGGCCGCGTCGATGCGGACGCCGGTGAGGGCGAAGGCGTCGTAGCGCAGGCTCGCGGAGGCGGGGCCGACGACCTCCTTGGACAAGGCGGTGGGCTCGAGGCTCCTCCGCACCGCTTCCGGGTCCAtctctacggcggcggcggcggcgatccggccggccggcgacgaggtcgcgcGCCCGGATCCGACAAGGGGACACGGGTTGGGTTGGTAACTCCACTAGCTAACCGCCACGCGACTTCCCCAAACGATGGTGAGGCTTGCTTCTGTGGAGGGTGTTCCATTTACCCGTTTCGAGAGTTTTACCGCCGGTTTACCGCACCCGAAGGTAAGCCTATTTACGCATTGTTTGGTTAGGCTTGGATTCAATTCGGGCCGGGAATAAGTAtagtaaaaaatttatgaatgaTACAATAAGAAACCGAAATTTATTTCGGGCCGAGAATCAATTTACTCATGATAGGGACAATAAGAGATCGGGATTAGTTCCACATCTCTTGACTAGTGGATTGATTCCTGGTCTCTTATTGCCCCTATCATGAGTAAATTGGTTTTCAGCCCGAAATAAATCTCGGTCTCTTATTGTATCTATCATAAATTTTTTACTATACTTGTCATTCCCGGCCCGGATTGAATCGAAGcgtaaccgaacaaggccttacTACGCAACCGAGAAAAAACCAAATACCCActtcattttatattattaaTCATTTTAACTTCTTTTCTAATTAAACTTCTTTTGAATTTATCAAATCAATAGAAAAATTTAATAACATCTACGACAATGAAATAGTTTCAgtaaaactaatatttaatatagTTTAAtagtaatatgtttgttttgggtTAGAAATGTTGctattattttctataaatttagttaaattttaaaaagtttgataaaaaaatcaaaacgactaataatatggaacggagggaccGAGGGAGTATTGACAATTTACTAATtcggtcccaaaatatagtaatgtAAAGTAAGTGCAATTATATCCATTCTAGTGCTACAAATATTTCTAGGACTACAAATCGGAACTGATTCGTACTACGTAGATTGATGGTCCAAATTTCTAATCTCATcctatattgctatattttgagatggggCCATGAAGGtagtaaaattttaaatttttgtttaacttttttttaaagctTAGGGGTTACTTGCTGGGTCCATATTTCCGATTGAGCACGGGATCCTGACCCATGACGGTATGACAACTTTCACCAAATCTTAATTAAATTTCGATCTAAATTACTGTTTTAAACTTGAATTCCCCAAAAACATTCAAAATCTTACTCGGAATATGTTTTCAGTACCCGGAATGGTGTTTGTGAGGCggacaggtgggaccggcggGCCACGAATGAGCTGACAAGTAGGTCCAGCCAGGCACTATTCCTGATCCAATGGCTTTGTGTGAGACTGAAGCTACATTTGAACTGCTTTTCAGTACAGATCAGATCGGCCTTAATTTCCTTTCCCTTCAAGTCATAGCAATGCCGGAAATGTTTCTAATGAAACGAACGCCCAGATGTTCAACGGAACAAAAGACGAACTGTATTGAATTATTCAATGCAATTAAGTTTAGACAGCAGATTTCCAACAAACTGACTAGTATAGTTCACAAATTTCGAACAAAATGGCTAGTGTTCCTGTAAGAGAATGGTGACAAGACTGACCAAACTCAAACTTGGTTGGGTCACGGGTCATATTTAACCCACTCTGAATTTCTATCCATCTTGCTGAACAACTGCACTGCATACTCATTTTCAGTAGTCTCTGTTGTATGCAGTGTAGAGACCATCAGTGTCCTGCACAACACAGGTGCCTCTGAGCATTAAATTTTGCAAAGCAAGATACAGGGCAAAATACATGGAATGCTGGAAAAGAAATTAAAGATGCATACAGCACCTTGATCAGAGTTCATCTTTAACAGGCTCTGATGATGATGTTACCTCCTCTTCCACAGCATCAATCTGGGTTTTCTCATCCACTGCAGCAGCTGCACCAGCTTTCGGTCCCCTGTTCTCGTTGATAAAACTGATGATCTCCTCAGCTGTCCTTGCACCGTCGTACGACAAAAGGTTCCCACTTGATGAATAGAAGTAGATAGTTGGATATCCCTCAACCGTGAAGTCTGTTGGTATATCGTTCACAGTTCCATCCTGCAAAACCGTAGGCATTGATTTCCATAACACAAAAGGTATGAATAAACGATCCGCAACAACAGCGAGGAATATAAAGTCATCAACTCAAGACGAAGTACCATCTTTGCTATCACTATATCTTGGTCATCTTGCAATGACACTGCAATTTCCTCCAGGATCAGGGCAAACTTGCGGCAATGGCCACACCAAGGTGCATAGAACTCAAGCAAAACTGCAACGAAATTGATGTCATGCAGTGGTGAAACAAACAATCAAATAGAACATACCAAAATATCGAATGGAACTACTCAGAAAATGATACTGCTCGCAACCATTGAAATGAAAACATACCATTTTTGCCAGAGTTGAAAACAATGTCATCTATATTGTCGGCCACAACAACCTTAACAGGTTGGTCATTCACCTTAGGGATAGGCTCTGACTTAACGTATGGTGTCAAGTTGCCATACTACATGGACCAAAATCAGAATAGAAACTAACATACGTTAGAAATGAGTGGGCATGAAGTACCCTGAAATAAAATAAGTAATTGATCAACACAGTAAAGTAGAGTAAGCCTCAACTATGTACTGCTTCAGCCAGGGTATGATCTGATCAGGATCCATTGTTGGATTGAGATATTTTCCAGTAGATGCTATCACGAAAAGGAGGGGCACATCACTTTCTCTGAGCCCAAAGTACTGAAAGGGTGGATGTGGAAGCTCATAAGTGGAAGTTCTAAGTTCTAAGAATCCTTCACAAGGAAGTGCTGAGTGGTACAAACAATAACCTGGAAGACACGATCAGCGTCTGCAACATCACCAATTAAAAAACTTATGTTATTACCACTGAATTTCCTGGCCGCTTCATGAATCTGGCTCTTGAAGGACTCGATTCTGTCATCACCGAAGCTCACGAAAAGCATTGCCTGTCCAATTGTGTTTGAAAGAAAGTAGATCATTGCAGTTATGCAAGAACAATGGTATACCGATGTATCTAGAGGTATACTAGAGGCGTTATACATGCTAGCCATAATGCTGATGCAGGTAAAGAAAATTGAATAATATAACTGAAATGTTCATCGTTCCATATAGCATATATACAGATTAGTTTTAAGAATTAGCATGTGTAGTTGACAATGTATTTTGATGAAACAAACAGAATGTAACAGCTGTTGTGTTTACTCACTTTAGAACTAGGAGTGCTATAGTATCTTTCAAGAAACTTATGGTTGGTTGGATCAGCATCGTAGGTAACAACCATTGGGAAACCAGATACCTCGATAAACTTCTCAAGTGCGTCCTTACCAAAATCCTAATAAAGATGCAGGGTAGAGTGTTACACAGGTTGCTGCACATGCAAGAATTGATCAGCATTCAACTAGTCAGATGAATATACCTCCGAATCAACAAACAGCTCATCAAACGGCTTAAAGAGACGGACAATGGGGCCTTTGACACTCTGATCACCACGTGGCAAAATGCTTGCATCAGACGTGTGGAAAAAATCATAATCTGCTCGCATTTTCTCTGCCACAACCATGAAATTTTCATATTCCATACCAGCAAACTCAGGGAAAACTCCCACCTACAACACAAATTTCAGACACATGCATCACATCCATCAATCTCCCGTAATCCCATTGTTCTGAAGAACACGTAAGCAAACTGAGTAATAATGTGCAAACTTTTTTTGCGAATACAATGGGCAAACTTACAAGGATCACCCCCTTGTCGACGACGGAATGGGCCGCCTCTTCTGCTGATTCAAGCTTGAGGGATGCTGGGCCGACCTGCCTCTTAAGGTACTCCACGATGCCATCGGCCTCCCTTGGGCCACCGTAGCCACGCACGTCGCTCCCCCCATTCTTCATGATCTTTATTGTTGGGTATGAATACACCCCATACTTATCCTTCAGCTCTTTGTTCCTCTCGTTGTATGCGTCCACCTTCGCGAGTACCACTGGCAGCTCGTTCTTCCTCAGAATGGAGGCTGCCTTTTCGTACTACATTGCATCATATCAATATATCACATAAATAGCACAAACTACATTCACCTTGATGTTGAAACGTCCATGGTGCTGACTGCTGAAAGTATCAAAGTAGTCGGTTACCTCTGGGGCGAGTTGCTTGCAGTGACCACACCTGTGAGCACGTAGTTACCAGTTAGCCACTGTTCGGCGAATGAGTGTGATGCTGTGATACTGTACTAGCTGCTCAGAGAAGTGAGTGAACTGTACCATGGGGCATAGAACTTGACGACAATGAACGGGTGCTTGGCCACCACCTCCGAGAAGTTGCCCGCATCCAGCGTTAGGACCGCCTCCTTCAGCTCCTCGGTGGCATCCACACCAACCGCGGTAGGGCTGGAGGATATCAGAATGGCAAGGGCAAAAGACAGCACCAGGTTGACAGCCATTGCTTAATCTGTAACTAACAAGTTTCCCAGGATCTCCACTAGGAAGGGGAGGCCAACTTTACTCAAGCTAATATAACCATATAGATCAGGGGAGTTGAGTGATGATGCACTAGCAGAGATCTCGAGGAAGTCAATGGGAGCTTCTTTGCTAATTTCTAGCTTTTCTTTGACTCCATGTTCCTGACCTTTGCTTATAGAAGACACTAATTAAGTATCTTTTCCATCATCTTTCTTATTTTTCAGGTAGTAAACATCATCTGCAAACATGTACTATTGCTTACTGTATAACCAACAATAGCTGAAAGCAGATGACTTTCTGTACAGAAATTTCAGTACCAGAATTTGGCTATCAGATTGCATGGTATATATTGCTTTGTCTGCAAGTAGCATTTCACCTTTATATAGTGAGTTCAAGGAAGCAACTCATATCCATCATGGCATTCCCATTTTCAAGTTCCCAATACTTGTCAGAAGAATTTCAGTTTTAGAATCATAGTCTGGATCATAAATGTCTGTCATGCTTTCACCCAAGCAAACTGTGGCACCCAATAACATTGACAATAGATATTCTCTGCTTGCAGATTTCCCCTCTCTGAATTCTACATGTTCCATGATTTTAAATTGCAAAATGTACTACATTCGAGCTCTAGCCACATGCTTCAGAGGAGAAGTTCATCAGGTCATCTGCAATTTCAGCATCTATACTCATCCTGCTCATCTGCATCTGAATGATTCTCAAGGTATCATGTATCTCATTCCTGCATGGATGGATATTATCTCTCGCGAGAAACACATTTACTTTCCTGCCTATCTCAATCCAACTACAGCCAGGTTGCTTGCTAACGCCTCTGTGCTTCATGGATCTCCTCACTCTAAAAACATCTGCCCATTTCCCAAGCTCAGCGTACATATTTGAGAGAAGAACATAGGGTCCAGAGTTATCAGGATCAAGCTCAAATAATTTCCCGGCTGCCCATTCCCCCATGTCAATGTTCTTATGCAGCCTGCAAGCACCTAATAGAGAAGCCCAGAGCACAGCATCAGGTTCCATTGGCATGTTCTCTATGAGCTCCTCAACTTCTTTCAGATGACCGGCACGACCAAGCAAATCAATCATGCAAGTGTAGTGATCTCGGGTTGGAATTATCCCATGATCCTCAGTCATGGACTGAAAGTATCTCCGACCCTCCTTGACCAATCCAGAATGGCCACAGGCAGATAAAACCCCAATCATGGTGACAGAATCTGGGCGTTCGTTGCTGCAAAGCATTCTCTCAAAAAGAAGAAGCGCATCTTTTGCACGGCCATTCTGTGCGTAACCAACAATCATTGCATTCCATGATACATTATCTCTGGCTGCCATCCTCTCGAACACCTTCGCACCATCACTGATGGACCCTGTCTTCAGGTACATGTCCACAAGGGAGTTCCCAACAAAGACATCAGATTCTGGTCCAGAGTCAAAGCGGAAGCCTTCTTTCAGGACATGTACATGAGCTTGCTGACCAAGCTGAAGGTTAGCAAGATTGGCACACGCATTCAGAACATTTCCATACGTGTAATGTGTTGGCCAAACTGACTCTCTTTTCAGCCTGACAAAGAGCCTAAgcgcttcttcttcctcactaTTATGTGCATATGTTGCAATGAGCACATTCCAAGCAACGACATTCTTCTCCACCATCTGCAAGAACACGGCCTGAGCATCTCCCACATTTGCAGACTTTGCATACCCAGTTATCATTGACGTTTCTGAGACAACACTCCTGATAGCCATGCGATCAAATACACACTTCGCCTCCCAAGTCCTCCCACACTTGGCATACATGTCCACGAGAGCATTGTTCAACACCATGTCCTCCCTAAACCTATCAGACTTCACCATGCGGGTATGGACCTGGCGGCCTTCTCTACCCGCAGCAAGGCCTGCACATGCGCTCATGACGCTTGCAAGTGTCACCTCATCAGGCACAAAACCATCTTTCATCATCCTGACGAAGAGCGCGAGGGCCTCATCGACAGGGCCATTCTGCTCATAGCAAGTGATCAGGCTGTTCCAGGAAACAATATTCCGCTCCGGCATTGCATCGAACACCTTCTGTGCCTCCTCCGGCCGCTCACACTTCGCGTACATGTCCACAAGCGCGGTACCGATGTACACATCGCTCCCGTGAGACGACTTGGTGACAAGGGCGTGCACCTGCTCCCCGGTCCTCGAAGCCTTCTCCGAGGCGCAGGCGCTCAGCGCGCTGGCGAAGGAGTAGGCGTTGAGCACGAAGTCGTCGGCGTGCATGGCGGCCAGGAAGCggagcgcgtcgccgccgcggccgtgctGCGCGAGCGCCGCGACGACCGCGTTGTAGGAGCACTGGTCGGGGTCCGGGATGGCGCCGAAGAGCGCGAGGGCGTCGTCGGCGCGGCCCAGGCGCGCGCACGCGGAGAGGAGCGCGTTGTAGGAGAAGGTGTTGCGGTGGGGCATCCCGTCGAACACCCTGCGGGCGTCGTGGAGGGAGCCCAGCCGCGCGTACGCGGAGAGGAGGGTGTTGAGGAGGAAGGTCTCGCCGGCGAAGGGGGACCTGagggcgcgcgcgtgcgcggcgcgggcggcgcggaggccgggAGCCGagcggaggaggtcggcgagcggcgcggaCGCTCGGAGGTGGGAGACGAGGTGGATGCCGGTGTGATGCGGACGCGCCATGCCAGGAGAAGGCGCTGGGGGCGCTGGGCGCGTTTGATATATTCCGtttacttttttaaacatgtttgaccgttcgtcttgttcaaaaacttttatgaaatatttaaaattatatgtatacataaaagtatatttaacaatgaatcatatgataggaaaagaattaataagcGAAGCACTGCAGTTTAAGCTACCGTTTCAGTTTAAAATTTGATTCAAATTTCAAGCTTATCAGTTCATTCAAATTTCAAGCCTATCAGTTCACATTTCACGGTTCAGATAGGAGCTCAGATTTCTTAAGGTTTCAGCCTATCCTCTTTTCATGTTGAAATTCTTCTATTTCTGTTGGtgagatctgagatgtattATTAGTGTTGAGGGTGTAtttagttctttgggtgtaaagttgTTGAAGAATacaaacacacatttgaagtattaaacatagactaataacaaaacaaattacagattccgcatgtaaactgtgagatgaatttattaagcataattagtCTGTCGTtggcaaatatttactgtagcataatattgtcaaatcatggcgtaattatgctcaaaagattcgtctcgcaatttacatgcaaactgtgtaattgtttttttcccccacatttaatgctccatacatgtgtccaaacatttgatgtgacgtttgagatctaaacaaggcctcacACAAGAAATCAATTACTTTGTAGATCGTAACTAGCTGCCCTAGCTAGTCATCGCCTGCCGTGGACATGGCAAAGCGTTCGCCCGAATATGTCCATTGTGAAGTTGCTATACGAGGTTGATCCAGGCACCAACGATTTGCCCGTCTATTGTCACCCAGTCAACGCCTATTGCTGCTGGTTGTTCATGCCATTCATCAACCTGCAAGTAAAGTAAAAATAAGCTGATGGAGAGGAGCATAAAGGAAAATATAAACCGTGGGGAATGGACTAATCAGGCAAATGCTATGGTACCCCTTCATACGGATTGGGATCCTCTGACGTGAAGTCAGAGGGACGtggtggctgacatgtgggccccaccgctTGCGGGCCCACCTGCCAGTGACCACGTCATGTGGCAGTTCACGTCAGAGGAACCACTTCCCCTTCATACATATTTGAGCTGACTGACATGATTATTTGTGCGTATGGGTGGTTCAGTAAGAGTTTCTAACTAAGGTTTACCTTACCATTTTGGAAGTGAAAACTGCTCCCCACCTGTTTGCTGAGAACCGAGTGGAAAACAGTAAAAACCGGCGACGTTCAGTCAACTCTGTACGAAAACCAGCTAAAATCTATCAGTTTCTACAAACTAACCACCAGCGGTTTCACAAAAACCGAGCTCAATTTTGTTAACCCTGTTCTAACACAATGGATAATTTGGATAATAGAATAAGAACTGAAATGAGTTCCCTCAAGAACAATGCGTGGATGAGAACACCCACGCCAGGACTGGACTGAGAATCCTTTCTAGGCCATAATCATTGTTCTCATTCAATCGCAACATGACCGCATTGCCATAATCTAATTGAAGTCTGGCCCTCGGATTGTGTTCTTAAAGGGTTTGTAATGAAGCAAGAAACTTGTAAATACAAGGTAGTTATATACTTACCAAACCCCTAACAGGTTGGCAATCCTCAAAACATCTGAGCCTCTTGAACTGCATTTCTCAGTTCTGACAAACACCGTTCTGATACCATCTTTTCTTGTTCACCACTAAGACAGCAGCTGGCCACCCTATATAAAGGAAACATCAGTAACCATTCTTAAAACGTGCTCGTAGTAAGCTGGAACATAGATTCATTCCACCAAATATAAGAAAATATTCAAGaccaacacaaaaaaaaagcaggATTATTTGTGATAAATAAGTGCATCCCAAATTGCAATTCCTGTTTTAGATAGACATCAGCTGCAAATAATTATTTTTCCCTGCGCATCAGCATACTAAATAACATCTTGTGGACTTGTTatcaattcaaaattaagaGTATGGCTTCAGTTCATGAATCCCAACAGTACGCTGCTCAATTGGTAAATGTTACAGCTGGCACAAGCATTATGCAGCACACAGTGAACAAAATGTATTTGAAACGTATGTTAGAATTCTTATTAATAACAAAACCCCCCTTCCAAGAGAACATATGTACTggtaaaaaatacccaaaatgaAATACTGTGGTTCTAAGGAACAAGTCAAAAGAGGATGGAAGGGCATAGAAACAAACATTGATACCAGTCCTACATACTGTATACCGACAATCATTGACACACAAGACATGCTTTATGCCAGTAAAGTTCTAGCTGGATTCAGTAAATATCTATTGTTAAGAAAGAAAAAGACTGAGTAAAATTTCGGCGTACCTTTCATATTCCTGTTGAGCACGATGTGCAGGGTTTAGCAAAACACGATCATTCTCAACCAGATTTCTTCGCGTTTGCACCAAATTAATAGCTTTTGATAAATCCTCTAGTAGACATAAGAGCAATGTATCAACAATTAAATCAAGAGAACACGTAGTTGGTTGGGTTGGACATTAGATGGCTTGGAACTATACTATCGAATATTAATTAGCCATTGCTGGCATTACACCTGTTAAAAGGTGTATCTATGTGTAGTGCTATGTATGTACAAGGGAAAACTAGCCTATAATGCCTTCTGGTCCAGTCGCTCTTTTCAGTTCAGGCACCTGATCAAGCTGCGGATCCAGTCACCAGTTTGGTCAGATTTATTAACAGTTGGGAGTGGGTGCTGACTCATGGATATTTGAACAGTCTACTCTTGATAATTGCTGCCTCGTTTTGCCATCAAATGATACCCAGATGTGACTTCTTGCATCATCTGGTATCTGTGGAAGTTGCAAATGTAATGGCAGTTCCAAAAGAATGTGCAAATTTTACCAGTTAGCTAACCAAGTTGTGGTATTGTGGGTTAAAAACAGGAGCTAAAGCTGCTACTAGAGTCTGAGTTACATAGTCATAGTAAACATTATTAATTAAGGATGATAATAAAGGTTGCGTGAAAACATAAACATTTTATCGGCTGTTGAATGTTGATTGCTCCATACCTTCAATTCAAGTCGTGCAGAAATCAGGAAGGATGACAAGTCTAAATGACAATGAGTGCGGGCAGATTGGAGTAAACAGCAAACATGGGACATTTGGATGGACCTAGATAACAAAAGCAACAATGATAATAGTGAATAACTGTCCTGTTCAATTGGCACTGGGTAGCGTGCTTGGAAAAGAAACATT
This window of the Oryza sativa Japonica Group chromosome 4, ASM3414082v1 genome carries:
- the LOC4335905 gene encoding acyl-coenzyme A thioesterase 13 encodes the protein MDPEAVRRSLEPTALSKEVVGPASASLRYDAFALTGVRIDAAEHGRLLCSFVVTPRIASPAGYLLSGVTATLADQLGSGVFLSSGIGTSGVSLELNLSYVDVASIGEEIEVEGKLLRAGKSVGVVSVDFRKKKTGKLIAQARHTKYLAVSSKL
- the LOC4335906 gene encoding protein disulfide isomerase-like 1-2 precursor codes for the protein MAVNLVLSFALAILISSSPTAVGVDATEELKEAVLTLDAGNFSEVVAKHPFIVVKFYAPWCGHCKQLAPEYEKAASILRKNELPVVLAKVDAYNERNKELKDKYGVYSYPTIKIMKNGGSDVRGYGGPREADGIVEYLKRQVGPASLKLESAEEAAHSVVDKGVILVGVFPEFAGMEYENFMVVAEKMRADYDFFHTSDASILPRGDQSVKGPIVRLFKPFDELFVDSEDFGKDALEKFIEVSGFPMVVTYDADPTNHKFLERYYSTPSSKAMLFVSFGDDRIESFKSQIHEAARKFSGNNISFLIGDVADADRVFQYFGLRESDVPLLFVIASTGKYLNPTMDPDQIIPWLKQYIVEYGNLTPYVKSEPIPKVNDQPVKVVVADNIDDIVFNSGKNVLLEFYAPWCGHCRKFALILEEIAVSLQDDQDIVIAKMDGTVNDIPTDFTVEGYPTIYFYSSSGNLLSYDGARTAEEIISFINENRGPKAGAAAAVDEKTQIDAVEEEVTSSSEPVKDEL
- the LOC4335906 gene encoding protein disulfide isomerase-like 1-2 isoform X1, whose amino-acid sequence is MAVNLVLSFALAILISSSPTAVGVDATEELKEAVLTLDAGNFSEVVAKHPFIVVKFYAPWCGHCKQLAPEYEKAASILRKNELPVVLAKVDAYNERNKELKDKYGVYSYPTIKIMKNGGSDVRGYGGPREADGIVEYLKRQVGPASLKLESAEEAAHSVVDKGVILVGVFPEFAGMEYENFMVVAEKMRADYDFFHTSDASILPRGDQSVKGPIVRLFKPFDELFVDSEDFGKDALEKFIEVSGFPMVVTYDADPTNHKFLERYYSTPSSKAMLFVSFGDDRIESFKSQIHEAARKFSGNNISFLIGDVADADRVFQYFGLRESDVPLLFVIASTGKYLNPTMDPDQIIPWLKQYIYGNLTPYVKSEPIPKVNDQPVKVVVADNIDDIVFNSGKNVLLEFYAPWCGHCRKFALILEEIAVSLQDDQDIVIAKMDGTVNDIPTDFTVEGYPTIYFYSSSGNLLSYDGARTAEEIISFINENRGPKAGAAAAVDEKTQIDAVEEEVTSSSEPVKDEL
- the LOC136351166 gene encoding pentatricopeptide repeat-containing protein At2g13600, coding for MARPHHTGIHLVSHLRASAPLADLLRSAPGLRAARAAHARALRSPFAGETFLLNTLLSAYARLGSLHDARRVFDGMPHRNTFSYNALLSACARLGRADDALALFGAIPDPDQCSYNAVVAALAQHGRGGDALRFLAAMHADDFVLNAYSFASALSACASEKASRTGEQVHALVTKSSHGSDVYIGTALVDMYAKCERPEEAQKVFDAMPERNIVSWNSLITCYEQNGPVDEALALFVRMMKDGFVPDEVTLASVMSACAGLAAGREGRQVHTRMVKSDRFREDMVLNNALVDMYAKCGRTWEAKCVFDRMAIRSVVSETSMITGYAKSANVGDAQAVFLQMVEKNVVAWNVLIATYAHNSEEEEALRLFVRLKRESVWPTHYTYGNVLNACANLANLQLGQQAHVHVLKEGFRFDSGPESDVFVGNSLVDMYLKTGSISDGAKVFERMAARDNVSWNAMIVGYAQNGRAKDALLLFERMLCSNERPDSVTMIGVLSACGHSGLVKEGRRYFQSMTEDHGIIPTRDHYTCMIDLLGRAGHLKEVEELIENMPMEPDAVLWASLLGACRLHKNIDMGEWAAGKLFELDPDNSGPYVLLSNMYAELGKWADVFRVRRSMKHRGVSKQPGCSWIEIGRKVNVFLARDNIHPCRNEIHDTLRIIQMQMSRMSIDAEIADDLMNFSSEACG